The genomic stretch ttgtaaaatatattagtagtaaataacaaattttcattttgttttttaattaatactaataatatgatgTCACTAATTACCAAATTCGGATCCATTCTTTTTGTGCATGTAGCGGGCAAAAATCTGGATATTTTCTGTAATACAAGATTATGAATTAATGTTGAtttcaataaagaaaaatatcacaaGTTATTGTAAAAAGTGACATAATATACATACATGGAGGGTGATGGTCGAGGCAAAAAATTGCTCTCTATAGTCCGCGTGAGGGACATtctcactacaaaaaaataaacacaagaaaatctataaaatgaaaaaaaaataaaacaactagTGTATAAATTGGAATTCTTACGCTCGGATGAAAAATCCAGCATCCGAAAGGCATTTCACCCCGCAGGCAATGGGGAGACACGCTCGAAAGCCGTCACAATGAAGGATGGTCGCTAGGCCCCCCGCGGATCTGCCCGAAAGAATTACCtacacataaatatatatgtaaaatacgggatgtgatcatatcataacccatatttatggtgataacctaataacccttattttatggacgaaaaatatcattttatggaacagaatatcattttatggaataaaagtatcattttatgcatgctgaaaaaatatcattttatcgtgtataaatatcatttttagtaaaaataatacttttgacctataaaatgatagggttattaggttatcacataaatatgagttatgatatgatcgcacCCATGTAAAATACACTATTACTTAATTTTCAAATGATAttgcactattttaaaatcatttaaatgaattaattacattttttccAATTGCCATTCCTTTGACCAAAAGGTCCTCCACGACAGCATCAAATATCTTGGACCCTCTGAACTGAACCTTGTGCTCCTAAATACAACATGAATTAATtcacactatatatatatttttaaaaaataaagaaatcaatttcaattatttaggaattaattaacttaCTGGGCCATCGACTTCACTGTCTCCGAGAAAGGACGACTGGTCACAGTAGACCACGTAAATTCGGTTCCAGTTGTAGAAAtctgaaaaataatatacactATTAATGTAAATAGTGATAATTTGTatcataatgaattaatttctagggtttagggttaattaattaaaaaatttataattaccGGGGTTTATGTGTTTGTCTGGGCTAAGAATCCCTGTGAAATTTTCGAATCGGCTGAATCTGCTACTCCCTTTAGTTATATTGAAGTAGCTTTGGCATGTAGCAATGTCTGCACACCATCCTCCTCCCTATATAGAGGAAATTAatgagaaatgataaaaaaaatgtattatatatagtaaaataaataaattaggtttcaaattataattaccATGAGATAGAGGAGCCAATTTCTGGCTCCATCTCCTGATCCGGCCGAGTGATGGTAGCCGCCCGGTGACCCGTCCATACAAACTGAAACggaataattatatatgaataaatgattaatgaaaattattgtgaaaaaaaaaataagatgacatgTTGTGTAATATAAGCCACCTGCTCTCCTTTCGGTTGCGAAGGCAACTTTGGTGAACGGAACGAGCTCGTAGCTGCTCACGAGATGAGCAGCTACGGCTAGTAAACAGGCAATGATCATACAATGCATCTTGAAcatctagagagagagagtagtgaaattaattgtaaatgaGATTTTGttcaaattgaaaaactaaaaaaaaacttaaatgaGACTTTTACCAAAAggacttttaaaaaattatgcacACAAATTggagatttttcaaaaaataaaacttcgAATGTAAGGCCACAAACTAAGTATGAATTCATCatagatttttaaattgaaaaattgaaacctTTAAAGTCTTCAAAAGAACTAAAGCcaacaaattttgattttttgcaGCACaagtgaaagagagagagagaaagggagaTTAATGTGATCGAGATATGTGTTGGTGGTGGTGTTATGCATCTAGAGACTCCACTcttatagaataaaaatttagtcACAAACCCACAcctaataaattcaaataccTAATATTGctataataacttttttttcaaaaaaagcTAAATGAGATGTGGCGTCATGTGATGGGGTTTCACTTTCTAATTCTAACTATACTAATTCTCTTTTATAtcaaacatttcatttttttttggttaaccACAGGTGTACTGAACTCGCCTTTTGGCGAAATCCGACTAATTCTGCTCGACCGAACTTGCGAATTAAGGCCGAAAGTCTTCCAGCGAGTGGCAGGATTTGAACCCGTGACCTCAAGGTCACCACAACTCCGCGCTACCAACTGTGCTGTGACCCGTTGGTCAAGCATTGTTGTCCACTTTTCGATATTTAACTTAGTATttgttaatatataaatttgttcTTTTTCGCTCAATTTATGGTCAATCCCGCACTTCCATTAAAGATGGCCGATTATAATATAACTTTGATAGTATTTTTATCAGTTATCCCATAATTTGGGATTTCGGATAAATTATGTATAGTGTCGCATACAAAAGATACTACGTTTAAAATGCTTGTTTAATGCACCTAGTCAGCCACGTCTTTGATTTTTACTCAGATGTGTAGCACGGTGATAATTTTTGCCATGggataatagaaaaaaatattaaaattataatattaaccgactatttttttaagttgtgGGATTGACCAAACTTAATTTTACGACAATTTACCCCATTtgttattactaaaatttattaatgatgatatattatgtcttcttttatttattagtatctcctaaaatttaatatttgtatagtactataatatacatttaatttcatattaacatcatactaacattttaatGTTGATTCATGTATGTacgaataaatataatactaagtTTTAGAGTCATGGTATAATTTTTAGCTTAACTATATGCATAATAAAATGTATGAAAATCGTCCTATATTTATGTCTGACCGTTCGAATGTAATTAATGTGCTGTGCATGACGTGctaatatattaaagtgaATTTATTTCATGGATTTATTTAGGTCTGAGCTATTTCATTCTTGGTACACTCACTTTGGGAAATTGAAAACACCCAAAACCCAATTGCATGCACCCTCTAGAATTTATGTATTTGCAACTTTACCCctcacttttaaatttttacttgttgttcaattttctttattatttgacaattgaaatttttattaacatagtggagtatatgtttattcatcaaaattaacttttactaTCTATTATTGTAgacattattctatttaataatGCGAGTTCCATATTTTGTTAACCATACTTTAATCGCTTTttgtctctattttttttactttatgaATTTTGCACCAAAACACATTTCACCCTACTATGATTATTTTCATGGATGGAGAGTATAATAAAGTTGTTACTTTCTAATTGAACCAAGAAATCTAATAAacgaatttattatttttctccttctcgcACGACCAGGGTTTTCACGAGAAACCCTAGTTCCCTAACGCCTCACGATCGCCATCACGCTCAGAACTCTCTTCTCACGATCGAATTCCGTGTTTTGTTCACTGCAACTGCAATCGTAACCCGATATAAAAGTAATCTTGTATCAGTATGGCTGCAATAATAAAGTGAATTTATTTGGCAAGTTTAGGTGTGAGCTGT from Salvia hispanica cultivar TCC Black 2014 unplaced genomic scaffold, UniMelb_Shisp_WGS_1.0 HiC_scaffold_30, whole genome shotgun sequence encodes the following:
- the LOC125198849 gene encoding pectin acetylesterase 7-like, coding for MHCMIIACLLAVAAHLVSSYELVPFTKVAFATERRAVCMDGSPGGYHHSAGSGDGARNWLLYLMGGGWCADIATCQSYFNITKGSSRFSRFENFTGILSPDKHINPDFYNWNRIYVVYCDQSSFLGDSEVDGPVQFRGSKIFDAVVEDLLVKGMAIGKNVILSGRSAGGLATILHCDGFRACLPIACGVKCLSDAGFFIRA